Proteins co-encoded in one Setaria viridis chromosome 9, Setaria_viridis_v4.0, whole genome shotgun sequence genomic window:
- the LOC117835801 gene encoding protein ALP1-like produces MIRPPSTEMDCIGAIDGTRVHARVPAKISAAFKGRKHYPTQNVLAAVDFDLRFTYVLAGWEGSAHDAFILADALERDDGLRVPPGKFYLVDVGYAYRPGFVPPYRGTRYHLKEYGERNYPTNKKELFNLRHSSLRVTIERAFDALKNRFRILDNNPYHPFKTQVKLVLACCILHNWIIGHGQDEVFPNEATWEPNFCSTAPADGTQIDDNVAWGTRRNEIANDMWNNRGTSHV; encoded by the exons ATGATAAGGCCACCATCAACTGAGATG GACTGTATTGGTGCAATAGATGGTACTCGTGTTCATGCTAGAGTACCAGCAAAGATATCTGCAGCATTCAAGGGTAGGAAGCACTATCCtactcaaaatgtgcttgctgCAGTTGACTTTGATCTGAGGTTCACCTATGTATTAGCTGGATGGGAGGGATCTGCACATGATGCCTTCATTCTAGCTGATGCTCTAGAGAGGGATGATGGGTTAAGGGTTCCTCCAG GTAAATTCTACCTAGTGGACGTTGGCTATGCATATCGTCCTGGATTTGTGCCCCCTTACCGAGGCACTAGATACCACTTGAAAGAATATGGTGAAAGAAATTATCCTACCAATAAGAAAGAGTTGTTCAACTTGAGGCATTCAAGCCTAAGGGTCACAATTGAGAGGGCGTTTGATGCTTTAAAGAATCGATTCCGTATTCTAGACAACAATCCCTACCATCCATTCAAGACACAAGTCAAATTAGTTCTTGCATGTTGTATTCTTCATAATTGGATAATTGGCCATGGTCAAGATGAGGTTTTTCCtaatgaagcaacatgggaaccTAATTTTTGTAGTACTGCACCTGCTGATGGTACTCAGATAGATGACAATGTAGCTTGGGGTACTAGAAGGAATGAAATTGCAAATGATATGTGGAACAATAGGGGCACCTCTCATGTGTAG
- the LOC140221240 gene encoding uncharacterized protein, with product MAEEVGRIDLAVAGEVVQVGGDGQQVQAGAEQRPRGAMRWTSAMFSFVLRRMCQLIESGVRTDKGFKEVHLNQVAKYLQEFSGNDVTSTQVYNYLRKWRQRWMRVSKLRELSGALWVEEMCMISLNEEHYKGHIKAHPKDAEFLNKHIENYKEMMIIFGNGLTIGKYAMGSNETLGSPYDFTDGSIKTKPYDEEKAAKCIDDVAKVFGEAPKDTKEVTSGSDPRNKRKRSVLTEENHVVMTSMIEAVRDVASAIREIKVEVLNLDLYSAVMYMPGFSEEALICAFSHLVDNKAQGDAFVNMIENHRVLGLRTWLAKNYYL from the exons ATGGCTGAGGAGGTTGGTAGGATTGATCTGGCGGTGGCTGGTGAGGTTGTCCAGGTCGGTGGGGATGGTCAGCAAGTGCAGGCTGGTGCTGAGCAGCGCCCTAGGGGTGCTATGCGCTGGACTAGTGCCATGTTTTCCTTTGTCCTGCGCCGTATGTGCCAGTTGATTGAAAGTGGTGTTAGAACAGACAAGGGCTTCAAGGAGGTGCACCTGAACCAAGTTGCCAAGTACCTGCAGGAGTTTAGTGGCAATGATGTGACTAGTACTCAAGTGTATAACTACTTGAGGAAGTGGAGACAGAGATGGATGAGGGTGTCCAAGCTTAGGGAACTCAGTGGTGCCCTCTGGGTTGAGGAGATGTGCATGATCAGCCTTAATGAGGAGCACTATAAGGGACACATCAAG GCACACCCTAAGGACGCTGAGTTTTTGAACAAACACATTGAGAACTACAAGGAGATGATGATCATTTTTGGAAATGGTTTGACCATTGGCAAGTATGCTATGGGTTCTAATGAGACTCTAGGTAGCCCGTATGACTTTACAGATGGCTCAATCAAGACTAAACCATATGATGAGGAGAAGGCAGCCAAGTGCATTGATGATGTTGCTAAGGTCTTTGGAGAAGCACCCAAGGATACAAAGGAGGTCACTAGTGGTTCTGATCCTAGAAATAAGAGGAAGAGGTCTGTCCTCACTGAGGAGAATCATGTGGTGATGACCAGTATGATTGAGGCAGTGAGGGATGTTGCTTCTGCTATTCGTGAGATCAAGGTTGAGGTGTTGAACCTTGATCTGTATAGTGCAGTGATGTACATGCCAGGGTTCAGTGAGGAGGCTCTGATATGTGCTTTCTCCCATCTGGTTGACAACAAGGCTCAGGGTGATGCTTTTGTCAACATGATTGAGAACCACCGTGTCCTTGGGCTAAGGACATGGCTTGCCAAGAATTACTACCTGTAG
- the LOC117841095 gene encoding uncharacterized protein has translation MEAPDEEAGLGLPEGERLLEVTLISAQGLKPPSGLRRRLQAYAMTWVDAGHKLQTRPDASGGLDPAWHARLLFRVREASLADDSRAAVTVEIYAAAAGSWHLGGDSLVGSARFLLGDHRLLRRPVGSPSMFAVGVRRPSGRVHGLLNLAASLVAVPPSPAACHALRLSPAVSLSGLSVAPNPSRVLRVLNRAHPTPPPSPKLLTPKKQQMAVTPKQQQMAVKPNNKVADDGSDEEGDEEEERGMGGMMFCGPCVLPFPRKIHTSPSDENLQVFAGIFSGGLRHCRTEPSLPK, from the coding sequence atGGAGGCGCCGGACGAGGAGGCCGGGCTGGGCTTACCCGAGGGCGAGCGGCTGCTGGAGGTGACCCTCATCTCCGCGCAGGGGCTCAAGCCCCCCTccggcctgcggcggcggctgcaggcgTACGCCATGACCTGGGTGGACGCCGGGCACAAGCTCCAGACCCGGCCCGACGCCTCGGGCGGGCTCGACCCGGCGTGGCACGCGCGGCTCCTCTTCCGCGTGCGCGAGGCCTCGCTCGCCGAcgactcccgcgccgccgtcaccgtcgaGATCtacgcggccgccgcgggctcCTGGCACCTCGGCGGGGACTCGCTCGTGGGCTCCGCGCGATTCCTCCTCGGCGACCACCGCCTTCTGCGCCGCCCCGTTGGCTCCCCCTCCATGTTCGCGGTCGGTGTGCGCCGCCCCTCAGGCAGGGTCCACGGTCTTCTCAACTTGGCCGCGAGTCTCGTCGCGGTCCCGCCGTCCCCTGCCGCCTGCCACGCCCTCCGCCTCTCGCCCGCCGTCTCCCTCAGCGGCCTCTCCGTGGCGCCCAACCCGAGCCGCGTGCTCCGCGTCCTCAACCGCGCGCACCCCACACCTCCACCGTCCCCGAAGCTGCTTACGCCCAAGAAGCAGCAAATGGCGGTCACGcccaagcagcagcagatggCGGTCAAGCCAAACAATAAGGTCGCGGACGATGGCAGCGATGAGGAGGGggacgaggaagaggagagggggatGGGCGGGATGATGTTCTGCGGACCTTGCGTCTTACCTTTCCCGAGAAAGATACACACGAGCCCCTCAGACGAGAACCTGCAGGTCTTCGCTGGCATCTTCTCTGGCGGGCTCAGGCATTGCCGAACGGAGCCCTCATTGCCAAAGTAA
- the LOC117837762 gene encoding probable protein phosphatase 2C BIPP2C1 encodes MDEVPAAAGVLDFRPGSSPPGDSTAPRRAAECSPDTGCAEEAPGVPGFEDKGAVAAELTGSNSTGSGSQAVSGDTSGGPAVGDAEDVEVLCSENGAELELAEPGVLDVRLGDPVVGRHGRKSDGTGFGSDEAGEVDGISLVEVSPSDASSSFDGTRSIGGYSLVEGSVPEASGAQGCEQEVQEVPTGTPMAVGFPNGNLSSGLVVRPNDAVDGRNGLAGGELELPVDGDDAQESTEMAGILCNERVEGIETNFGEREASNGSTVCDGVDRMEMSLDDSEASDGSTTQDSDTDVETESSGSSIEEQDAGYGAHIPQLDQAICKVNRENNTSGVKNSERMTSVSESTLVLASGAAMLPHPSKVSTGGEDAYFIASDGWFGVADGVGQWSFEGINAGLYARELMDGCKKIVIETQGAPGMRTEEVLAKAADEARSPGSSTVLVAHFDGQVLHASNIGDSGFLVIRNGEVYKKSNPMTYGFNFPLQIEKGDDPLKLVQKYTIDLGEGDVIVTATDGLFDNVYEEEVAGIVAKSLQADLKPTEIAEILVARAKEVGRCGFGSSPFSDAALAAGYLGYSGGKLDDVTVVVSIVRKSEV; translated from the exons ATGGACGAGGTCcctgcggccgccggcgtcctcgacTTCCGACCCGGTTCTTCTCCCCCAGGCGACTCCACcgctccccgccgcgccgcggagtGCTCACCTGACACCG GCTGTGCAGAGGAGGCGCCGGGTGTTCCGGGTTTCGAAGACAAAGGCGCCGTTGCAGCGGAGTTGACGGGGTCAAATTCGACCGGTTCCGGGAGCCAGGCTGTGAGTGGTGATACGTCCGGAGGCCCTGCCGTCGGTGATGCCGAAGACGTGGAGGTTTTGTGCTCAGAGAATGGCGCCGAGCTCGAATTGGCGGAACCTGGTGTTTTGGATGTCAGATTAGGGGATCCAGTGGTGGGACGCCATGGCCGGAAGTCGGATGGTACTGGTTTTGGCTCTGATGAAGCTGGTGAAGTGGATGGGATTTCACTGGTTGAGGTGTCCCCATCAGATGCCAGTTCAAGTTTTGATGGCACTAGGTCGATTGGTGGTTACTCTCTCGTGGAGGGGTCTGTGCCTGAGGCCAGTGGCGCCCAAGGATGTGAACAAGAGGTGCAGGAAGTACCTACAGGGACCCCTATGGCTGTGGGGTTCCCCAATGGGAATTTGAGTTCTGGACTTGTAGTTCGGCCGAATGATGCTGTGGATGGTAGAAATGGCCTTGCCGGAGGGGAATTGGAATTGCCTGTTGATGGTGATGATGCCCAGGAGTCCACAGAGATGGCTGGTATCTTGTGCAATGAAAGAGTGGAGGGAATAGAGACGAATTTTGGGGAACGTGAGGCCTCAAATGGTTCTACTGTGTGTGACGGAGTGGACAGGATGGAGATGAGTTTGGATGACTCTGAGGCTTCGGACGGCTCAACCACACAGGATTCTGATACTGACGTCGAGACAGAGTCGAGTGGTTCTAGTATAGAGGAACAAGATGCAGGATACGGAGCCCATATCCCTCAATTG GATCAAGCAATCTGCAAGGTGAACAGAGAAAACAACACATCAGGAGTGAAGAACTCTGAGAg GATGACTTCAGTATCGGAATCAACACTTGTGCTGGCTTCAGGTGCAGCAATGTTACCACATCCTTCAAAG GTATCGACAGGTGGTGAAGATGCATATTTTATAGCTAGTGACGGCTGGTTTGGCGTGGCAGATGGAGTTGGTCAGTGGTCATTTGAag GGATCAATGCTGGACTTTATGCGAGAGAACTTATGGATGGTTGCAAAAAGATTGTAATAGAGACTCAAGGAGCTCCAGGGATGAGAACTGAGGAAGTTCTTGCAAAGGCTGCAGATGAAGCACGGTCCCCTGGTTCTTCCACTGTTTTAGTTGCTCACTTTGATGGACAG GTCCTTCATGCATCGAATATTGGAGATTCTGGCTTCCTTGTGATAAGGAATGGAGAGGTCTACAAAAAATCAAACCCGATGACTTATGGTTTCAATTTCCCGTTGCAAATTGAAAAGGGTGATGACCCTTTAAAACTTGTACAG AAATACACGATCGATCTGGGAGAAGGTGATGTCATTGTAACAGCAACAGATGGTCTCTTCGACAATGTCTACGAGGAAGAAGTAGCTGGCATTGTCGCCAAATCATTACAAGCCGATCTCAAGCCCACG GAGATTGCTGAGATCCTGGTTGCTAGAGCAAAGGAAGTGGGGCGGTGTGGATTTGGAAGTAGCCCATTTTCGGACGCAGCCCTTGCAGCTGGGTACTTGGGTTACTCCGGGGGCAAGCTGGATGATGTAACGGTCGTTGTATCTATTGTTCGGAAATCTGAAGTTTAA
- the LOC117837763 gene encoding uncharacterized protein, with amino-acid sequence MAAVARTTTAMSILALAALLATTTVRVDGATAAAPAPAPAADCTDALLSLAGCLSYVQEGSTVATPDPTCCSGLKDVVRNEVACLCQVFQGGQNLGISLNMTKALQLPAACKVKTPPVSKCHVAVPGVPSASPVPAPSAGAAPFFGQSPPSATPSESPAPAGTGSDSNTPAAAPSPARSGAASLSASTAQTTLAASAVAATLLVYRVL; translated from the exons ATGGCGGCCGTGGCTAGGACGACGACGGCCATGTCCATCCTCGCGCTCGCGGCGCTAttagccaccaccaccgtccgCGTCGATggcgccacggcggccgcgccggcgccggcgccggccgcggacTGCACGGACGCGCTGCTGAGCCTGGCGGGGTGCCTGAGCTACGTGCAGGAGGGGAGCACGGTGGCGACGCCCGACCCGACCTGCTGCTCGGGGCTCAAGGACGTGGTGCGCAACGAGGTGGCCTGCCTCTGCCAGGTGTTCCAGGGCGGCCAGAACCTCGGCATCTCCCTCAACATGACCAAGGCCCTGCAGCTGCCCGCCGCGTGCAAGGTCAAGACGCCGCCCGTCAGCAAGTGCCACG TTGCTGTTCCTGGTGTGCCCAGCGCGTCTCCAG TTCCGGCTCCATCTGCCGGAGCTGCCCCATTCTTCGGGCAGTCGCCGCCGTCAGCAACCCCTTCGGAATCACCGGCACCGGCAGGAACCGGGAGCGACTCCAACACTCCAGCTGCAGCTCCCTCCCCAGCGCGTTCTGGCGCGGCCAGCCTCTCGGCATCAACGGCACAGACCACCTTGGCTGCATCAGCTGTTGCCGCGACTCTGCTTGTGTACCGTGTTTTGTGA
- the LOC117840509 gene encoding NADH dehydrogenase [ubiquinone] 1 alpha subcomplex subunit 13-B — protein MTEAWVRNKPGMASVKEMPLVQDGPPPGGFAPVRYARRIPTSGPSATAIFLTAFGAFAYGMYQVGQGNKVRRALKEEKIAARSAILPMLQAEEDERFVKEWKKYLEEEARIMKDVPGWKVGESVYNSGKWMPPATGELRPEVW, from the exons ATGACGGAGGCTTGGGTGCGGAACAAGCCGGGGATGGCCAGCGTCAAGGAGATGCCGCTGGTGCAGGACGGCCCGCCGCCGGGCGGGTTCGCGCCCGTGCGCTACGCGCGCCGGATCCCCACCTCGGGGCCCAGCGCCACCGCCATCTTCCTCACCGCCTTCGGCGCCTTCGCGTATGGCATGTACCAGGTCGGCCAGGGGAACAAGGTCCGCCG TGCACTCAAAGAAGAGAAAATTGCTGCCCGTAGTGCTATACTGCCGATGCTCCAAGCTGAAGAGGATGAAAG ATTTGTCAAAGAGTGGAAGAAGTATCTTGAGGAGGAGGCTAGGATCATGAAAGATGTCCCAGGATGGAAGGTTGGCGAGAGCGTGTACAACTCTGGGAAATGGATGCCTCCGGCTACTGGTGAACTCCGCCCTGAGGTTTGGTAA
- the LOC117838867 gene encoding protein SOSEKI 2, with translation MEAAGAEGRRLLGRAEASPERGRPTYASAARPAPARPMRKVQIIYYLCRNGQLEHPHFMEIAQHPHQPLRLKDVMDRLTLLRGKGMPALFSWSCKRNYKNGYVWNDLSENDVIYPSDGVEYVLKGSEIFPGCSSVADRLQHLRVTDRSPTKTMALPHSHKQQYVDSYRDDAAEDPEDDELGYSYHHRRAGPHAGARLARADKPVVVSARTNRSRPVELPVEETSPPSSTSSDKPPAPQLQPGRADLELEPNRSGSMLRQLIACGSTVGAAGGGSGKCRAEPRRSCGLVSRLSARAGADEEDEDAAAGADLGRRFGHLAVDDKEYFSGSIVEGSGGRGTPLPASSLKRSNSYNEERSSRLGVGAVGEDGTDEQMEGDGGIRGRCIPGRKKQPPPQK, from the exons ATGGAGGCGGCCGGAGCGGAAGGGCGGAGGCTGCTGGGGAGGGCGGAGGCGAGCCCGGAGCGGGGCAGGCCGACGTacgcgtcggcggcgaggccggcgccggcgaggcccatGAGGAAGGTTCAGATCATCTACTACCTCTGCAGGAACGGGCAGCTGGAGCACCCGCACTTCATGGAGATCGCGCAGCACCCGCACCAGCCGCTCCGCCTCAAAG ATGTGATGGACAGGCTCACGCTGCTGCGGGGCAAAGGCATGCCGGCCCTCTTCTCGTGGTCTTGCAAGAG GAACTACAAGAACGGGTACGTGTGGAACGACCTGTCGGAGAACGACGTGATCTACCCGTCGGACGGCGTCGAGTACGTGCTCAAGGGCTCCGAGATCTTCCCTGGCTGCTCTTCCG TTGCAGATCGGTTGCAGCACCTCCGCGTGACGGACAGGTCTCCGACGAAGACCATGGCGCTGCCCCACAGTCACAAGCAGCAGTACGTGGACAGCTACCGAGACGACGCCGCAGAGGATCCGGAGGATGACGAGCTCGGCTACTCCTACCACCACCGCCGGGCCGGCCCTCACGCGGGGGCTCGGCTCGCTCGGGCCGACAAGCCCGTCGTCGTCTCGGCTCGCACCAACCGGAGCCGCCCCGTGGAGCTGCCCGTCGAGGAGACCTCCCCGCCGTCCTCGACCTCCTCGGACAAGCCGCCGGCGCCCCAGCTGCAGCCGGGGCGGGCGGACCTGGAGCTCGAGCCGAACCGCTCCGGCTCCATGCTCCGGCAGCTGATCGCGTGCGGGTCGACGGTGGGGGCCGCAGGAGGCGGCTCGGGCAAGTGCCGCGCCGAGCCGAGGCGGAGCTGTGGGCTCGTGAGCCGGCTCTCGGCCCGCGCgggcgccgacgaggaggacgaggacgcggcggcgggcgccgacCTGGGCCGCCGGTTCGGGCACCTTGCCGTGGACGACAAGGAGTACTTCAGCGGCAGCATCGTGGAGGGCTCCGGCGGCCGGggcacgccgctgccggcgtcgTCGCTCAAGCGATCCAACTCGTACAACGAGGAGAG GAGTTCTAGGCTCGGCGTTGGTGCGGTCGGTGAGGATGGAACGGATGAGCAGATGGAAGGCGACGGTGGGATCCGGGGAAGGTGCATCCCCGGCAGGAagaagcagccgccgccgcagaagtAA